A single region of the Grus americana isolate bGruAme1 unplaced genomic scaffold, bGruAme1.mat H_24, whole genome shotgun sequence genome encodes:
- the LOC129200248 gene encoding feather beta keratin-like: MPCARSSTRVQGVRPRRAMSCYDLCLPSSCSPRPLATSCNQPCFRRCGDSTTVIQPPTVVVTLPGPILSSYPQNTTVGSTASAAVGSYLRCCGVPMASSGPRGLGKAGLLCLGSGL, translated from the exons ATGCCTTGCGCCCGGTCCTCCACAAGAGTTCAAG GTGTACGTCCTCGCCGAGCGATGTCCTGCTACGACCTGtgcctgccctcctcctgcagTCCCCGGCCGCTGGCCACCAGCTGCAACCAGCCCTGCTTCCGCCGCTGCGGGGACTCCACCACCGTCATCCAGCCCCCCACTGTCGTGGTCACCCTGCCCGggcccatcctcagctcctaCCCGCAAAACACGACGGTGGGGTCCACAGCGTCGGCGGCGGTGGGGAGCTACCTCCGGTGCTGCGGGGTCCCCATGGCCTCCAGTGGTCCCCGGGGGCTGGGGAAGGCGGgactgctgtgcctgggcagcgGGCTGTAG